In Flavobacterium endoglycinae, one DNA window encodes the following:
- a CDS encoding SusC/RagA family TonB-linked outer membrane protein has protein sequence MNYFSFFKDGRALYCLFFAGILLSFSTVHSRNFRNSKTLYYQSHQVQGIVSDGASPLPGVAIILKGNNNMAAITDYNGHYSLQASSSDTLIVSFIGFKTKFIPVNNQIKIDIKLEYDTTTLQEVRVNAGYYSVKEKDRTGSIARITSKDIENQPVTNVLATMQGRMAGVNIVQNTGMPGSGFYIEIRGLNSLRSDGNSPLYIIDGVPYSSQGIGSSYTSANMPAQNSPLNSINPSDVASIEVLKDADATAIYGSRGANGVVLITTKKSKSGKTSVSVDYSNGLGRVTGFKKVLDTPRYIAMRKEAFANDGITQYPANAYDINGTWDQNRETDWQKELIGGTAEYTNLQTTISGESQHTQFLLSGNYSKETTVFPGNFNYVKASGRANINHESEDERFHLNFSAVYSAQSSSMPLVDLTQTAIQLSPNAPSLYDQSGNLNWENNTFQNPVAILNGQTKGNTFDLLSNAILSYELGAGFSASASLGYTNLDQKQINLQPSTIYNPSYGLGTESSLAISNIVNRNSWIVEPKLSWTKKLDKIAFDVLAGTTFQQQNGDQFITQSRGFTSNNLISNPASASSNIVLNSDETLYKYQALFARVNLNLAGQYILNLTARRDGSSRFGPGRQFADFGAVGAAWIFSESRWMNANFPFLSYGKLRASYGTTGNDQIGDYQFMDTYSTSGTKYQGISGMQPSRLFNADFGWETNRKMEMAIEAGFLQDRIFTGLAWFQNHSSNQLVGIPLPGTTGFSSIQANLDAVVQNKGIEFTLKTQNITNSSFNWTTSFNLTSIKNELISFPGLEVSTYKNRYVIGEPLNIVKTYHYTGLNPATGIYQFEDVNGDGVFTANQDRQTTKNLNPKYYGGLQNHIRFHNLELDFLFHFSKQQNYSENYGQPMPGTMNNQSAGVAQHWQSEGDLGPYQGYSVSNSAKQQAYLRYLQSDASIVDASYIRLKNISLTYELPRSWTKKIICRLSLQGQNVLTFTKYKGIDPEFKTSGYLPPLKIYTSSIQLTF, from the coding sequence ATGAATTATTTTTCATTTTTTAAGGATGGAAGAGCTCTTTATTGCCTATTTTTTGCTGGCATTCTGCTGTCTTTTTCCACCGTTCATTCCAGAAACTTTCGAAATTCCAAAACGCTTTATTACCAGAGCCATCAGGTTCAGGGGATTGTAAGTGATGGAGCTTCTCCTCTGCCCGGAGTGGCAATCATCCTTAAAGGCAATAACAATATGGCCGCAATCACAGACTACAATGGCCATTATTCGCTTCAAGCTTCCTCTAGCGACACATTAATAGTGTCTTTTATTGGTTTCAAAACTAAATTTATTCCAGTAAATAACCAGATTAAAATTGACATTAAGCTGGAATATGATACCACAACTCTGCAGGAGGTTCGGGTAAATGCTGGTTATTATTCCGTAAAGGAAAAAGACCGAACGGGGAGCATTGCCCGAATTACCTCCAAAGATATTGAAAACCAACCAGTAACCAATGTATTAGCCACCATGCAGGGCCGCATGGCAGGTGTTAATATAGTGCAGAATACAGGAATGCCTGGAAGTGGATTTTACATAGAAATACGCGGGCTAAACAGTTTAAGAAGCGACGGAAACAGTCCTCTTTACATAATAGATGGTGTGCCATATTCTTCACAAGGCATAGGCAGCAGCTATACTTCCGCAAATATGCCGGCACAAAACAGTCCTCTAAACAGCATCAACCCGTCCGATGTAGCATCAATCGAAGTTCTGAAAGATGCTGATGCAACTGCTATATACGGTTCCAGAGGAGCAAATGGCGTAGTGCTTATTACAACCAAAAAAAGCAAGTCAGGCAAAACATCTGTCTCCGTAGATTATTCCAATGGTCTGGGCAGGGTTACAGGTTTTAAAAAAGTGCTTGATACACCACGTTATATTGCCATGCGTAAAGAAGCCTTTGCCAATGACGGAATAACCCAATATCCTGCAAATGCATATGATATCAACGGCACATGGGATCAGAATCGAGAAACTGACTGGCAGAAAGAACTAATTGGAGGGACTGCCGAATATACTAATCTGCAGACTACTATTTCGGGAGAATCGCAACACACGCAGTTTCTTCTTAGCGGAAACTACTCTAAAGAGACCACCGTATTTCCCGGCAACTTTAATTATGTCAAAGCCAGCGGAAGGGCAAATATAAATCATGAATCAGAAGACGAAAGATTTCATCTGAATTTCTCAGCGGTATACTCTGCGCAGTCCAGCTCGATGCCTCTTGTGGACCTTACACAGACAGCAATTCAGCTTTCCCCTAATGCGCCGTCGCTGTATGATCAGTCAGGAAATCTCAACTGGGAGAACAATACCTTTCAAAATCCTGTTGCTATCTTAAATGGACAGACTAAGGGCAATACTTTTGATCTGCTTTCAAATGCTATACTTTCTTATGAACTTGGAGCCGGCTTTTCAGCTAGCGCAAGCTTAGGTTACACAAATCTGGATCAAAAACAGATAAACCTGCAGCCATCAACTATATACAATCCCTCGTATGGGCTAGGAACCGAATCATCACTGGCCATTTCTAATATTGTAAACCGCAATTCTTGGATAGTTGAGCCAAAATTATCATGGACAAAAAAACTAGATAAAATTGCATTTGATGTTCTGGCAGGTACAACTTTCCAGCAGCAGAATGGGGATCAGTTCATTACGCAGTCTCGAGGATTCACTAGTAACAACTTAATCAGCAACCCTGCATCCGCATCTTCCAATATTGTCTTAAACAGTGACGAAACGCTGTATAAGTATCAGGCCTTGTTCGCGAGAGTAAATCTTAATTTGGCAGGCCAATATATTTTAAATCTCACAGCAAGAAGAGATGGCTCAAGCCGTTTTGGACCCGGAAGGCAATTTGCAGATTTCGGGGCTGTGGGAGCAGCATGGATATTCAGCGAAAGCAGATGGATGAACGCCAATTTTCCTTTCTTAAGTTATGGAAAATTACGAGCAAGCTATGGCACAACAGGTAATGATCAGATAGGCGATTATCAATTTATGGATACCTACAGCACTTCAGGCACCAAATATCAGGGAATTTCCGGAATGCAGCCCAGCAGATTATTTAATGCTGATTTCGGCTGGGAGACAAACAGAAAAATGGAAATGGCGATTGAAGCAGGATTTCTGCAAGACAGAATTTTTACTGGTCTTGCATGGTTCCAAAACCATTCATCTAACCAACTGGTAGGGATACCTCTTCCAGGCACAACAGGTTTCAGTTCTATTCAGGCAAATCTGGATGCCGTGGTACAAAATAAAGGAATAGAATTTACCCTTAAAACTCAAAATATAACAAACAGCAGTTTCAATTGGACCACCAGTTTTAATCTTACCAGCATTAAAAACGAACTTATTTCTTTTCCAGGATTGGAGGTCTCAACTTATAAAAACAGGTATGTAATCGGAGAACCTTTAAATATAGTTAAAACTTACCATTATACAGGCCTTAATCCTGCTACCGGCATTTATCAGTTTGAAGATGTAAACGGAGATGGTGTATTTACGGCAAATCAAGACCGGCAGACTACAAAAAATCTAAATCCCAAATATTACGGAGGTCTGCAGAACCATATACGATTTCACAATTTGGAACTGGATTTTCTTTTTCATTTTTCAAAACAGCAGAATTACAGTGAAAACTATGGACAGCCAATGCCGGGAACAATGAATAACCAGTCTGCAGGAGTTGCCCAGCACTGGCAAAGTGAAGGAGATTTAGGGCCCTATCAGGGTTACAGCGTGTCAAACTCAGCAAAGCAGCAGGCTTATCTAAGATATCTGCAGAGTGACGCTTCAATTGTAGATGCTTCCTAC
- a CDS encoding histone H1, whose amino-acid sequence MKDLIAKINAEIETFKTESEAVAEKGVKAAGARARKSSLEIEKLLKEFRKVSIEESKK is encoded by the coding sequence ATGAAAGACCTAATTGCAAAAATCAACGCTGAAATCGAAACGTTTAAAACAGAATCTGAAGCTGTAGCTGAAAAAGGAGTTAAAGCTGCTGGAGCGAGAGCAAGAAAATCATCGTTAGAAATTGAAAAACTTTTAAAAGAGTTTAGAAAAGTTTCTATTGAGGAATCAAAAAAATAA
- a CDS encoding helix-turn-helix domain-containing protein, which translates to MKCTLPVLLFLFLVKSLNAQKISKSVPDSLVFKTYTYLDDRIYEYKNDSLKAAPYLFAYLKKARQEKNYEETVNAYQNILHQSPMNLRLKYADSMVIAAEKSKSDELIGSANLSKGIVYYSQKNYVKAYDYYIKANESISKTENDYLIYKTKYHIAQIKYYLGFYDEAISLFTDCLEYFKKNQARPYLNSLHSLSACYNKAGDYSRCSQTNALGLAECERLKIPEMELFFKHSEGINQFFLNNYHTSIKMLQEVIPQLNSITEFANISIANFYIGKSYWKLQLPTKAIPYFKKVEKAFIEKGYIRPDLKEVFELMLKYYKKENNLKSQLYYIDQLLKADSVLTDSNTYLVGKIHKQYDTKEILLEKEKIQQQLVKEKYYDVILISVVVVLFSAVIYGTYNHFETKKRNKIKFDLLLEKNDKNSIQKQTPDKFEITDISQETVQQIIRHLEKFERDKKFLHKEATLATLTVRFNTNSKYLSKVIYHRSGKRFADYINDLKIDYLVELLRNSSLHRNYSIGSLAEEAGFTSTPRFTNAFSSRTGISVSYFLKELKKENS; encoded by the coding sequence ATGAAATGTACATTACCTGTATTGCTGTTTTTATTTTTAGTCAAGTCATTAAATGCGCAGAAGATTTCAAAATCAGTTCCCGATTCTCTTGTATTTAAAACATATACTTATCTGGATGATAGGATTTATGAATACAAAAATGACAGCCTGAAAGCAGCTCCTTATTTATTTGCCTATTTAAAGAAAGCAAGACAGGAAAAGAATTATGAAGAGACCGTTAATGCATACCAAAACATACTGCATCAGTCTCCAATGAATCTGCGTTTGAAATATGCTGACAGCATGGTGATCGCAGCTGAAAAATCAAAAAGCGATGAACTAATCGGGTCAGCTAATCTATCGAAAGGGATCGTCTATTACAGCCAAAAAAATTATGTGAAAGCATATGACTATTACATTAAGGCAAACGAAAGCATTTCCAAAACTGAAAATGATTATCTGATCTACAAAACCAAATATCATATTGCGCAGATTAAATATTATCTCGGCTTTTATGATGAGGCCATTTCACTCTTTACTGACTGCCTTGAATATTTTAAAAAAAATCAGGCTCGCCCTTATTTGAATTCACTGCATTCATTAAGTGCCTGCTATAATAAAGCTGGCGATTACAGCAGATGTTCGCAGACTAATGCGTTGGGACTTGCAGAATGTGAGCGGCTGAAAATTCCGGAAATGGAATTGTTTTTTAAACACTCGGAAGGAATCAACCAGTTCTTCCTAAATAATTATCATACCTCCATAAAAATGCTTCAGGAGGTTATACCCCAGCTGAACAGCATCACAGAATTTGCCAACATATCCATTGCAAATTTTTATATAGGAAAAAGCTATTGGAAACTTCAGCTTCCTACAAAAGCAATTCCCTACTTTAAAAAGGTTGAAAAGGCTTTTATTGAGAAAGGATACATCCGCCCGGATTTAAAGGAAGTTTTTGAATTAATGCTTAAATATTACAAGAAGGAGAATAATCTGAAATCCCAGCTTTATTACATAGACCAGCTTTTAAAAGCTGACTCTGTATTAACAGATTCCAATACGTATCTGGTGGGAAAAATCCATAAGCAGTATGATACTAAGGAAATTCTGCTGGAAAAAGAAAAAATACAGCAGCAGCTTGTAAAAGAGAAATATTACGACGTTATTTTGATCAGCGTGGTTGTCGTTCTGTTCTCCGCTGTTATTTACGGGACCTATAACCACTTTGAAACCAAAAAGCGCAATAAGATCAAATTTGATCTGCTTCTGGAAAAAAACGATAAAAACAGCATACAGAAACAGACACCCGATAAATTCGAAATAACCGACATTTCGCAGGAGACTGTACAGCAGATAATAAGACACCTTGAAAAATTTGAAAGGGATAAAAAATTCCTGCACAAAGAGGCAACACTAGCCACTTTAACTGTACGGTTTAATACAAACAGCAAATACCTCTCAAAAGTGATATACCATCGCAGCGGCAAGCGTTTTGCCGATTATATCAATGACCTAAAAATTGATTATCTCGTGGAGCTGCTGCGAAACTCAAGCTTGCATAGAAATTACTCCATTGGCTCCCTGGCGGAGGAAGCTGGTTTTACTTCCACTCCCCGATTCACCAATGCATTCAGCTCCAGAACAGGAATTTCAGTCAGTTATTTCCTTAAGGAATTGAAGAAAGAGAATTCGTGA
- a CDS encoding helix-turn-helix domain-containing protein: MIREILNTEIKSIENDGIDVLLLTEYKVKNVLEVPFSISNFSVLLIKNGKMNIRFRDEANILKRRDLLLIPYNSICTKLEVTPNIQLYLIRTNFDFAFNNCYEKELLDAFSFLMLKSDRKIGLQEEDFKVLSVIYKLMNALQCGNERPEIISKLRRICFNLFIHELKFIHSKYKPELDLDFSRRESIVIHFLTLLSIHFRTQHHVQFYAGALFITPGHLNKMVKESTGKTAKSFIIEALVNVSKNLLTDSNYTVAAIADELEFSSPENFGVFFKRHTGLLPTEFRSTKK; encoded by the coding sequence ATGATTAGAGAAATCTTAAATACAGAAATTAAAAGCATTGAAAATGACGGGATCGATGTCCTGCTGCTTACAGAGTACAAAGTGAAAAATGTGCTGGAGGTTCCATTTTCCATTTCGAATTTTTCAGTGCTTTTAATCAAAAATGGCAAAATGAATATCAGATTTCGTGACGAGGCCAATATATTGAAACGCAGAGATTTATTGCTGATTCCATATAATTCAATCTGCACCAAACTTGAGGTGACGCCTAACATCCAGCTTTATCTTATAAGGACAAATTTCGATTTTGCCTTTAATAACTGTTATGAGAAAGAGCTTTTGGATGCATTCAGTTTTTTAATGCTGAAATCTGACCGAAAGATTGGCCTTCAAGAAGAGGATTTTAAAGTTTTATCGGTAATTTATAAATTAATGAACGCGCTGCAATGCGGCAATGAAAGGCCGGAGATTATTAGTAAGCTGCGCCGGATATGCTTTAATCTGTTTATACACGAACTCAAGTTTATACATTCCAAATATAAACCGGAGCTTGATCTTGACTTTTCAAGAAGGGAAAGCATTGTAATCCATTTCCTGACTTTGCTTTCAATACACTTCAGAACACAGCACCACGTACAGTTTTATGCGGGTGCATTATTTATTACTCCAGGACATCTGAACAAGATGGTTAAAGAGAGCACGGGAAAAACTGCCAAATCTTTTATAATTGAAGCTCTTGTCAACGTTTCGAAAAATCTTCTTACTGATTCCAACTATACTGTGGCTGCTATTGCCGATGAACTAGAATTCAGCAGCCCTGAAAACTTTGGCGTATTTTTTAAAAGACATACCGGTTTGCTGCCAACAGAATTTCGCTCCACTAAAAAGTAA
- a CDS encoding DUF4134 domain-containing protein: MKKCRWKLKSLLRRFRAMGSSLLMILLSNVIYGQDGVAGINEANQKVRSYFDAGTELMYAVGAILGLIGAVKVYQKWNAGDPDTGKVAAAWFGSCVFLVVVATVIKSFFGV, encoded by the coding sequence ATGAAAAAATGCAGATGGAAATTAAAAAGTCTTCTTAGACGATTTAGAGCTATGGGATCGTCGCTGCTGATGATTTTGCTCAGTAATGTTATTTATGGTCAGGACGGTGTGGCGGGAATTAATGAAGCCAACCAGAAAGTGAGAAGCTACTTTGATGCCGGCACCGAACTGATGTACGCAGTAGGAGCGATCCTCGGGCTGATAGGTGCTGTAAAAGTCTACCAGAAATGGAATGCCGGCGATCCCGATACCGGAAAAGTCGCTGCTGCCTGGTTTGGAAGCTGTGTGTTTCTGGTGGTCGTTGCTACGGTAATTAAGTCCTTTTTCGGCGTTTAA
- a CDS encoding DUF4133 domain-containing protein, whose product MSSSVYSINKGINQSIEFKGLKAQYIWYLSGGVVGLMILFAVLYIIGIPSLICIAFIGAAGAFLVFKVYRMSNTYGEHGMMKALAGRKVPKHVKVYSRSIFVKL is encoded by the coding sequence ATGAGCAGCAGTGTTTATTCGATCAATAAAGGTATCAATCAGAGCATTGAATTTAAGGGACTTAAAGCACAGTACATCTGGTATTTGAGCGGAGGTGTTGTCGGTCTTATGATTCTGTTTGCTGTTTTGTACATAATTGGAATTCCTTCCCTGATATGCATTGCCTTTATTGGAGCTGCAGGAGCTTTTCTTGTTTTTAAAGTGTACAGAATGAGCAATACTTATGGCGAGCACGGCATGATGAAAGCTTTGGCTGGCAGGAAAGTACCTAAACATGTAAAGGTGTACAGCAGAAGTATTTTTGTTAAGTTATAG
- a CDS encoding DNA cytosine methyltransferase, with protein sequence MKVLNLYAGIGGNRKDWKGVSVTAVELDPVLAAIYSARFPEDNVIVADAHQFLLENYKDFDFIWSSPPCQSHSSFRQNICVRFRGTSAVYPDMRLYQEILFLHHNASCFWTVENVKPYYKPLIEPNAVLHRHLFWSNFDIPPADIAADIKIRYAQIPDLEEALGFSLKEFRIKNKRQILRNCVNPRLGLHILRSAGVLK encoded by the coding sequence GTGAAAGTTCTAAACTTATATGCTGGAATAGGAGGCAATAGGAAAGATTGGAAAGGTGTTTCAGTTACAGCCGTAGAGCTTGATCCTGTACTGGCGGCAATTTATTCGGCAAGGTTTCCAGAAGACAATGTTATCGTTGCAGATGCGCATCAGTTTCTTTTGGAAAATTACAAGGATTTCGACTTTATCTGGTCGTCTCCTCCATGCCAATCGCATTCCTCTTTCAGGCAGAACATCTGCGTGAGGTTCCGGGGCACTTCTGCTGTATATCCTGACATGAGGCTTTATCAGGAAATACTATTTCTTCATCATAATGCTTCCTGTTTTTGGACAGTTGAGAATGTGAAGCCCTATTACAAACCCTTGATTGAGCCAAATGCTGTCCTGCACCGCCATCTTTTCTGGTCGAATTTTGATATTCCTCCTGCTGATATTGCTGCTGACATTAAAATAAGGTATGCACAGATACCGGACCTTGAAGAAGCACTTGGTTTCAGCTTAAAAGAATTTAGGATAAAAAACAAAAGGCAGATTCTGCGCAACTGCGTAAATCCGAGGCTTGGCCTTCATATTCTTAGATCGGCTGGAGTCTTAAAATAA
- a CDS encoding TraG family conjugative transposon ATPase, which produces MKTMEGILPIMAVEHDYILSKQGDVTIVFKTELPEIFTMSDQEYEAFHQSWIKAIKVLPKFCVFHKQDWFLESMHKADFSREDSSFLAKSSERFFNERPFLDHSCYIMLTKKPAGRRNSTSLYSNLLRSSIVPEETLRPQLLHDFADACGQFKRILEDSGFIKLVRLKNDSLRSGSRKIGLVEKYCFLSEKEESFIFNDIQFDEGLAVGDKYCQLFTLGDAADLPGLCGSRINYDRYSTDKTKFSVGFASTLGQLLSCNHIYNQYIFIEDAQKIIQKLEGKRLRLQSLSAYSRQNMIARDATNDFLNEAVSQQRLPVKAHFNVLAWSTDKEELKEIKNKVSSALAQMDAAAKQETVGAPQIYWAGIPGNAADFPMNDTFDTFTEHAVCFLNMETGYRSSLSPCGIRLGDRLTGKPVHVDISDEPVKMGICTNRNKFILGPSGSGKSFFTNHMVRSYYEQGTHIVLVDVGHSYKGLCDMVKGYYFTYDEKNPIRFNPFYISEGDSLDTEKKESIKTLLLALWKKDDETFNRSEYVALSNALQIYYEKLDINAEIFPCFNSFYDFLKEDFISILERDKVKEKDFDVNNFLYVLRPYYKGGEFDYLLNATENLDLLKERFIVFELDNIKDHPILFPVVTIIIMEVFINKMRKLKGVRKMILIEEAWKALMKEGFANYIKYLFKTVRKFFGEAIVVTQEVEDIISSPVVKQAIINNSDCKILLDQSKYQNKFGQIQELLGLTDKEKALVLSVNKANDPARKYKEVFISLGGMLSKVYRTEVSLEEYLAYTTEESEKVKMNAYAQKFGGDIKKGITAMAQDMKNGIK; this is translated from the coding sequence ATGAAGACGATGGAGGGAATACTGCCTATAATGGCAGTGGAGCATGATTACATATTGTCAAAACAAGGCGATGTAACTATAGTTTTTAAGACAGAACTGCCTGAGATCTTTACAATGTCGGATCAGGAATATGAAGCTTTCCACCAGTCTTGGATAAAGGCCATAAAGGTACTGCCGAAGTTCTGTGTTTTTCATAAGCAGGACTGGTTTTTGGAAAGTATGCATAAGGCAGATTTTTCAAGGGAGGACAGCAGCTTTCTGGCCAAAAGCAGTGAGCGTTTCTTCAATGAAAGACCTTTTCTGGATCACAGCTGCTATATTATGCTGACCAAGAAACCGGCGGGAAGAAGGAATTCAACCTCATTGTATTCTAATCTGCTGCGAAGCTCCATAGTTCCAGAAGAAACTTTAAGGCCGCAGCTATTGCATGATTTTGCAGATGCCTGCGGGCAGTTTAAAAGGATTTTGGAAGACAGCGGATTTATAAAACTGGTGCGCCTCAAAAATGATTCGCTTAGAAGCGGGAGCAGAAAAATTGGGCTGGTGGAAAAGTACTGTTTTTTATCAGAGAAGGAAGAATCATTTATTTTTAATGATATACAATTTGATGAAGGACTTGCAGTAGGGGATAAGTACTGCCAGCTCTTTACGCTTGGTGATGCAGCTGATCTGCCGGGACTCTGCGGATCAAGAATAAATTATGACCGCTATTCGACCGATAAGACAAAATTCAGCGTTGGTTTTGCTTCAACGCTCGGCCAGCTCTTGTCCTGCAATCATATCTACAACCAGTATATCTTCATTGAGGATGCGCAGAAAATCATCCAAAAGCTTGAAGGCAAGCGATTGAGGCTGCAGTCGCTCTCGGCATACAGCAGGCAGAATATGATTGCCAGAGATGCCACTAATGATTTCCTTAACGAAGCAGTATCACAGCAGAGGCTTCCGGTCAAAGCGCATTTTAATGTGCTGGCCTGGAGTACGGACAAGGAAGAACTGAAAGAGATTAAGAATAAGGTATCATCAGCTCTTGCCCAGATGGATGCTGCTGCGAAGCAGGAAACCGTCGGGGCTCCACAGATTTACTGGGCAGGAATTCCAGGAAATGCAGCGGACTTTCCAATGAATGACACCTTTGACACCTTTACGGAACATGCGGTATGCTTTCTGAATATGGAAACTGGCTACAGATCTTCTCTGAGTCCCTGCGGTATTAGACTTGGAGACCGATTAACTGGAAAACCGGTTCATGTGGATATCAGCGATGAGCCCGTAAAAATGGGCATCTGCACCAACCGAAATAAGTTTATACTCGGGCCATCAGGGAGCGGGAAATCATTTTTCACCAATCATATGGTAAGGAGCTATTACGAGCAGGGAACCCATATAGTGCTGGTGGACGTGGGGCACAGCTATAAGGGGCTCTGCGATATGGTCAAAGGGTATTATTTCACATACGATGAAAAAAATCCTATCCGTTTCAATCCTTTTTATATTTCTGAGGGAGACAGTCTGGATACAGAGAAAAAAGAAAGCATTAAAACGCTGCTTCTGGCACTCTGGAAAAAAGACGACGAAACCTTTAACAGGAGCGAGTATGTAGCGCTCTCCAATGCCCTGCAGATTTACTATGAGAAGTTGGATATAAATGCAGAAATTTTTCCCTGTTTTAACAGTTTCTATGATTTCCTAAAAGAAGATTTTATCTCGATTTTGGAAAGAGATAAGGTAAAGGAAAAGGACTTTGACGTGAACAATTTTCTGTATGTCCTTCGGCCTTATTACAAGGGAGGCGAATTTGATTATCTGCTGAACGCCACGGAAAATCTGGATCTTCTGAAAGAGCGTTTTATTGTCTTCGAGCTTGATAATATCAAAGACCACCCGATTCTTTTTCCTGTTGTGACCATCATCATTATGGAAGTCTTTATAAATAAGATGCGCAAGCTTAAAGGTGTCAGAAAAATGATACTTATTGAGGAAGCATGGAAAGCACTGATGAAGGAGGGTTTTGCAAATTACATAAAATATCTTTTTAAGACCGTGCGCAAGTTCTTTGGCGAAGCGATAGTGGTCACGCAGGAAGTTGAGGATATTATTTCCTCGCCTGTTGTAAAGCAGGCGATCATCAACAACAGCGACTGCAAAATTCTGCTGGACCAGAGCAAATACCAAAATAAGTTCGGCCAGATTCAGGAACTGCTGGGACTCACTGATAAAGAAAAGGCATTGGTTTTATCAGTAAACAAAGCAAATGATCCCGCTAGGAAATACAAAGAAGTGTTTATCTCTTTAGGAGGGATGCTTTCCAAGGTATATCGCACGGAAGTTTCTCTCGAGGAATATCTGGCGTATACGACGGAGGAAAGCGAGAAAGTGAAAATGAATGCCTATGCACAGAAGTTTGGCGGGGATATAAAGAAGGGTATAACCGCGATGGCTCAGGATATGAAAAATGGAATTAAATGA
- a CDS encoding conjugal transfer protein TraI, whose amino-acid sequence MKKKLIISLVCLLLVSTPARPAEKAAVLPILEIVKTVTKKVIKAIDLRIQRLQNKTIWLQNAQKQVENVLSKLKLDEISDWTQKQKDLYKGYYEELAKVKSIITYYQRIKEIIKKQTQLVQEYERAWNLFKQDTHFKNSEIQYMEQVYTGILEKSVKNIDQIFLILDSFATQMSDLKRLEIINKAADEIDANYDDVKMFNQQNILLSLQRAKTEADVNRVKQFYGIP is encoded by the coding sequence ATGAAAAAGAAATTAATTATCAGTCTGGTCTGCCTTCTTTTGGTAAGCACTCCAGCAAGACCTGCTGAAAAAGCAGCGGTTCTGCCAATACTCGAGATTGTAAAAACAGTAACCAAAAAAGTAATCAAAGCAATCGATCTGAGAATCCAGAGACTGCAGAACAAGACAATCTGGCTTCAGAATGCCCAGAAGCAGGTGGAAAATGTGCTGTCCAAATTAAAACTTGATGAAATATCGGACTGGACCCAGAAGCAGAAAGACCTTTACAAAGGATATTATGAAGAGCTGGCAAAAGTAAAGTCAATTATCACCTACTATCAGAGAATAAAAGAGATTATAAAAAAGCAGACACAGCTTGTTCAGGAATATGAAAGAGCCTGGAATCTTTTCAAGCAGGATACCCATTTTAAAAACAGCGAAATCCAGTATATGGAGCAGGTCTACACTGGAATACTGGAGAAAAGCGTGAAGAATATCGACCAGATTTTTTTGATCCTGGATTCTTTCGCCACACAGATGAGCGATCTCAAACGGCTTGAGATCATCAATAAGGCGGCCGATGAGATAGATGCGAACTATGATGACGTTAAGATGTTTAACCAGCAGAACATACTGTTGAGCCTGCAGAGGGCAAAAACGGAAGCAGATGTAAACCGTGTGAAACAATTTTACGGAATTCCCTAA
- a CDS encoding TerB family tellurite resistance protein — MKKIVLFLAVVCLFLTPYKSKAQSAEIQQLILNIEKLSQFKKILSDMKKGYEVLSGGYKTVKEMTEGNFSLHKTFLDALMQVSPAVKNYKRVGDIVDYQISIVKESRSGMNRFIKSENFSGDEMHYFEKVYTNLLNQSLRNLDELTMAITADKLRMSDDERLEAVDEIYGQMQDKLLFLRNFNTTSNILALQRLKEKNDVYVSKSFQEFKD, encoded by the coding sequence ATGAAAAAGATAGTATTGTTTTTGGCAGTTGTCTGCCTATTTCTGACCCCATATAAATCAAAAGCGCAGTCAGCAGAAATTCAGCAGCTTATTTTGAATATCGAAAAGCTCTCACAGTTCAAGAAAATTCTCAGTGATATGAAAAAGGGTTATGAGGTGCTTTCAGGCGGATATAAAACGGTTAAAGAGATGACTGAAGGAAATTTCAGTCTTCATAAAACTTTTCTGGATGCACTCATGCAGGTAAGCCCGGCTGTGAAAAATTACAAAAGGGTGGGAGATATAGTGGATTATCAGATTTCAATAGTCAAAGAAAGCCGTAGCGGAATGAACCGGTTTATAAAAAGCGAGAATTTCAGCGGAGATGAAATGCATTATTTTGAAAAAGTTTACACAAACCTGCTTAATCAAAGCCTGCGCAATCTTGACGAACTTACTATGGCTATTACTGCAGATAAGCTCAGAATGTCAGATGACGAGAGACTGGAGGCTGTAGATGAAATATACGGGCAGATGCAGGATAAACTGCTTTTTCTTAGAAACTTTAATACCACGTCAAACATTCTGGCTCTTCAGAGATTAAAAGAGAAAAATGATGTTTATGTCTCAAAGAGTTTTCAGGAATTTAAAGATTAG